The following nucleotide sequence is from Diospyros lotus cultivar Yz01 chromosome 3, ASM1463336v1, whole genome shotgun sequence.
TCTTGTCAAATAAATGTATGCAGCTTccaataaagttgagtcttacCATCCAAGGGAAATAATAGCACTGCCTGTTGAATAAGTGCTAAGCTAAATGTTTGCAGCTTCCCATGAAGTTGGATCTTACCAGCCAAGCCATCCAAAGAATCTTCCCAGCAGTTTCCAGTTGACTGAATGCTATGAGAAGACAAAGTTCTCAAAAGATTTAATATACACCTTGCCAACGTTTGAGATATCTAAACAGTCTGTCATACATCTTATTAAGTCTTTGCTTCAGCATTTTCTTTGCTACCAAGCATTATATGTTCTAGGTACTGAACTGCCAGCAATTTATAGTCTTTTCCTAGTTGCTTAAACAATGCCCCATATGTAATCAAATCAGGCTGAATCCCTCTATCTAGCATTTCCTTATACAATCTCAAAACCTCATGCCAATTACCCAAGTTACAGTTCTCATTTATTAATATCGTGTAGGTATATTTATTAGGTAGCACCCCCCTTGCTTCCATCTCAGCAACATATCTGTAAGCCTGATCCATTCTTCTCAATTTGCAAAGACCATTTATCAGCACATTGTACGTTATCACATTTGGCATGACACCCTTCTCTTGCATCTCAGAGAAATACAAAAATGCCAGTTCTAGCCTGCCTTTGCCAACATGAGCATGAATCAACATTGTATATGTCACAACTGAAGGGGATAGGCCTTTACTCAGCATCTCATGAAATAGATCCCTGGCTTTTCTAAGATTCCCAATTTCCAAGTACACATGCATGATGCTGGTGTATGTCACATGATCAGGCATGAGACCATCCCGAACCATCTTCTGCAAAAATTCACATCCTTCTTCAAAATTGCGCAATTTACACAACCCATCCACAAAAACATTGTAGGTGATCTGGTCAGGTGGAAAGCCCCTTCCTAACATTTCTTCCTGTAGACTAAATGCTTTGGATGCATCTCCAAGCTTCAGTTCACCTGCTATCTGTGTTGTATACGCGAAATGGTCTGGCTCCAACTCTCTATGCAACATTTCATCAAAGAACTCCCTCGCTGTTTGTATATTTCCCACCTTGAAAGAACCATTTATAAGAATTGTATAAGTAACAACATCAGGACAAATTCCATGACTTATCATTTCTTCTTTAAGCAGCTTAGCTTTATCCAACTCTCCCAGTTTGCAAAGGCCATCTATAATAGTATTATAGGTAACAACAGTGGGAGTGATGTTCGTTCTTTTTAATTCATCAAATAGCAGAAGAGCCTCCTGAATGTCACCCAGCTGAAAATAACCATATATCAAAGTGTTGTAGGAGACTACGTCTGGTTCCAAATTATTCCTCAACATGTCAGACAACTTCTGTCTAGCAGCAGTTAAATTTCCCTgcttacacatggcacatataaaTGTATTATAAGTCGAGGTGGTTGGTGAAACCCCTCGAATTAGCATCTCTTCACCAAGTGCCAGAGCTTCAGGAAGCATTCCCTTTATACAATATGCACAAATTAAAGGGTTATAAGTGTAAGCGGAAACCTTTATTCCCAAGTTCAGCATCTCCCCAATCAGCGCTTTGGCCTGGTCAAATTCCCCTTTCTTTGACAAACCATTGATCAGTACATTATATGTAACGTCGTTTGGGGCACAACCCCTTCTTTGCATTTCCAATAAAAGGTCTAGTGCTTCTTGTACTTCCCCTTGTTTACAAAATGAACCCAATAATGTGTTAAACGTTACAATGCTTGGTTTAATCCCAAACTCACCCATCTTTCTGTACACTTCCCTTGCTTTACCAACTAAATCTTTATCCCTAAGAATCCTAAGAATTCTATTGCAATTCTTCACATCTGGTAAGAACCCCTTCCATAACATCTTATCAAACATCGACAGGCATTGTTCAACCATTGACTTCTTAGTGTACAACCATAATAAAAGATTCAATATCTTAATTGAAACTTCTGCATTCAAATACCCATCAATCAAAACATCCGCAATCCCAtgcaaattcataattaatacCCTCTCCATCACCCAGTGAGCCGAACTCATCAAATTTTtctgaacaagaatttctagcATTACACAAAAACTAAATTCTGACGGCTTAAACCCCGGTTGAGCCGCAGTCCATCGGAAGAACCGAAGAGCCACTCTTGGGCGGCCACGAACCGAGTTGAGAACTCCTACAAACAACTCAGGATCAAGAACCACAGCTCGCAGTTCTTCAATGACGACCCAATTCTTGCTGGCAAAAGCCCGGCGATTCTCTTCAACAGTTCTCAAAATCAAGTTGCCGAGAAAGGTCTCCAGGGTTGGTTTTGCAATCGCGGCGCCGTTTTCGTAGGCGGGACAGGGAGAGTGATGAAACGAAGACGATAGGATGAGGAGGCTTACCTTGACCGCGTCCAAATTGGTTCTACAGCTGCATTTGGCAAT
It contains:
- the LOC127797131 gene encoding pentatricopeptide repeat-containing protein At1g22960, mitochondrial, producing the protein MILRERVSKSIAKCSCRTNLDAVKVSLLILSSSFHHSPCPAYENGAAIAKPTLETFLGNLILRTVEENRRAFASKNWVVIEELRAVVLDPELFVGVLNSVRGRPRVALRFFRWTAAQPGFKPSEFSFCVMLEILVQKNLMSSAHWVMERVLIMNLHGIADVLIDGYLNAEVSIKILNLLLWLYTKKSMVEQCLSMFDKMLWKGFLPDVKNCNRILRILRDKDLVGKAREVYRKMGEFGIKPSIVTFNTLLGSFCKQGEVQEALDLLLEMQRRGCAPNDVTYNVLINGLSKKGEFDQAKALIGEMLNLGIKVSAYTYNPLICAYCIKGMLPEALALGEEMLIRGVSPTTSTYNTFICAMCKQGNLTAARQKLSDMLRNNLEPDVVSYNTLIYGYFQLGDIQEALLLFDELKRTNITPTVVTYNTIIDGLCKLGELDKAKLLKEEMISHGICPDVVTYTILINGSFKVGNIQTAREFFDEMLHRELEPDHFAYTTQIAGELKLGDASKAFSLQEEMLGRGFPPDQITYNVFVDGLCKLRNFEEGCEFLQKMVRDGLMPDHVTYTSIMHVYLEIGNLRKARDLFHEMLSKGLSPSVVTYTMLIHAHVGKGRLELAFLYFSEMQEKGVMPNVITYNVLINGLCKLRRMDQAYRYVAEMEARGVLPNKYTYTILINENCNLGNWHEVLRLYKEMLDRGIQPDLITYGALFKQLGKDYKLLAVQYLEHIMLGSKENAEAKT